The Vulgatibacter sp. genome window below encodes:
- a CDS encoding GTPase yields the protein MVSEQALEEVLADVRRKFEEKPRVAFAGFGKAGKSSLFNAIYGEQIARVSMRTDETVAPDTRERFGIDFTDTPGIGTARFSLEKVLELHVFEKQHLVIHVLNGTAAISAEDEALQRFLEEKRVARITVVNKVDLLDDGERAEFAETLREKLGIGAEGFLFVSAKRGAGVGELVERIADRLPAAMQDAFVAQQQASVESKDVRVRKLIYSKATVAAAVGAVPLPFADAVVIMPLQVSMVASIGYFYGVEVTRERALELLATLGAGYGFREGARHLVKLIPGYGSVVSAGVAFAGTVALGEAARAWFRGKMEASPEDLRETFKKAAARAKEEFAGGKAVRHAAAVAALRKMLESGEITQEEFQRRIARLDEAA from the coding sequence ATGGTCTCCGAGCAGGCACTGGAAGAGGTCCTCGCCGACGTGCGCCGCAAATTCGAAGAGAAGCCGAGGGTCGCCTTCGCCGGCTTCGGCAAGGCCGGGAAGTCCTCGCTCTTCAACGCCATCTACGGCGAGCAGATCGCGCGGGTGAGCATGCGCACCGACGAGACGGTGGCGCCCGATACCCGCGAGCGCTTCGGCATCGACTTCACCGATACGCCGGGGATCGGCACCGCGCGCTTCTCGCTCGAGAAGGTGCTCGAACTCCACGTCTTCGAGAAGCAGCACCTGGTGATCCACGTGCTCAACGGGACCGCGGCGATCAGCGCCGAGGACGAGGCGCTGCAGCGCTTCCTCGAGGAGAAGCGGGTCGCGCGGATCACCGTGGTCAACAAGGTCGATCTGCTCGACGACGGGGAGAGGGCCGAGTTCGCCGAGACGCTGCGCGAGAAGCTGGGGATCGGGGCGGAGGGGTTCCTCTTCGTCTCGGCGAAGCGCGGCGCCGGCGTGGGTGAGCTGGTGGAGCGGATCGCCGACCGGCTCCCCGCGGCGATGCAGGACGCGTTCGTGGCACAGCAGCAGGCCTCGGTCGAGTCCAAGGACGTGCGCGTCCGCAAGCTCATCTATTCGAAGGCCACCGTCGCCGCAGCGGTGGGGGCGGTGCCGCTGCCCTTCGCCGATGCGGTGGTGATCATGCCGCTGCAGGTCTCGATGGTCGCCTCGATCGGCTACTTCTACGGCGTCGAGGTGACCCGGGAGCGGGCGCTGGAGCTCCTCGCCACGCTGGGCGCCGGCTACGGCTTCCGCGAGGGGGCGCGGCACCTGGTGAAGCTCATCCCCGGCTACGGATCGGTGGTCTCCGCCGGCGTCGCCTTCGCCGGGACGGTGGCCCTGGGCGAGGCGGCGCGGGCGTGGTTCCGGGGCAAGATGGAGGCGAGCCCCGAGGATCTGCGCGAGACCTTCAAGAAGGCCGCTGCCCGGGCGAAGGAGGAGTTCGCCGGGGGCAAGGCGGTGCGCCACGCTGCAGCGGTGGCGGCGCTGCGCAAGATGCTCGAGTCGGGCGAGATCACGCAGGAGGAGTTCCAGCGCCGAATCGCCCGACTGGACGAGGCGGCCTGA
- a CDS encoding ABC1 kinase family protein, translated as MPLVRTAARTAMGARQVVKDLGRLQQIVQVLARHGLGWLVARIEVPGIGLLRKAPAAGETESAPTPDRLAAVLRELGPTFVKIGQMLSTRADIIPAAYAEAFQSLQDDVGPIPFAEVEEQIRAALGAGPDELFSQFEREPLATASIAQVHRARLPSGEEVVVKVQRPRVRELIYTDLSLLQFIVRQAEAQVPEVKLVDFPGILGQLRKAIGDETDFRVEAGHLERFAENFAGNDHIVVPAVFADYCSEQVLTMEYLAGVKISRARAAGCDMRQVGERYLQAAFQMLLEDGYFHGDLHPGNVLVLPGNRLGLLDFGMVGRLTEEMRENLVTLFFAIQRRDFRTIARVYWEIAIKGEHIDYGGWEADVQEMMERQVVGRSMAELHLEDFVREITELAFKHKVRMTPAYTLFFKAVITTQGLAKQLIPEVDPLEEMMPYVQRMTRELYSRERMQEEMFYQLTSLRYTLRRLPVVVGQAVSDLQEGKLRLKLLADEAPEVRARRDLQINRVVLAVLFLGLAVASSVALHAPGPTLLGFPAPATIGFVLAFGVLGLALRGIWRSGGR; from the coding sequence TTGCCGCTCGTACGCACCGCAGCCCGCACCGCCATGGGCGCCCGCCAGGTCGTCAAGGACCTCGGGCGCCTCCAGCAGATCGTCCAGGTCCTCGCCCGCCACGGCCTCGGTTGGCTCGTGGCCCGGATCGAGGTGCCCGGCATCGGCCTGCTCCGCAAGGCGCCCGCTGCAGGCGAGACGGAGAGCGCTCCGACCCCGGACCGCCTGGCCGCGGTGTTGCGCGAGCTCGGGCCGACCTTCGTCAAGATCGGCCAGATGCTCTCCACCCGGGCGGACATCATCCCCGCCGCCTACGCGGAGGCCTTCCAGTCGCTGCAGGACGACGTGGGCCCGATCCCCTTCGCCGAGGTGGAGGAACAGATCCGCGCTGCCCTCGGCGCAGGGCCCGACGAGCTCTTCTCGCAATTCGAGCGGGAGCCACTGGCCACCGCCTCGATCGCGCAGGTCCACCGGGCCCGGCTCCCCTCCGGCGAGGAGGTGGTGGTCAAGGTGCAGCGCCCCCGGGTGCGGGAGCTGATCTACACCGACCTCTCGCTGCTGCAATTCATCGTGCGGCAGGCGGAGGCGCAGGTCCCCGAGGTGAAGCTCGTCGACTTCCCCGGGATCCTCGGCCAGCTCCGCAAGGCGATCGGCGACGAGACCGATTTTCGGGTGGAGGCGGGGCACCTCGAGCGCTTCGCCGAGAATTTCGCCGGCAACGACCACATCGTCGTGCCTGCGGTCTTCGCCGACTATTGCAGCGAGCAGGTGCTCACGATGGAGTACCTGGCCGGCGTGAAGATCAGCCGCGCCCGCGCCGCCGGCTGCGACATGCGCCAGGTCGGCGAGCGCTACCTCCAGGCCGCGTTCCAGATGCTGCTGGAGGACGGCTACTTCCACGGGGATCTCCACCCCGGCAACGTGCTCGTCCTCCCCGGCAACCGCCTCGGCCTCCTCGACTTCGGGATGGTGGGGCGGCTCACCGAGGAGATGCGCGAGAACCTGGTCACCCTCTTCTTCGCCATCCAGCGCCGCGACTTCCGCACCATCGCCCGGGTCTATTGGGAGATCGCGATCAAGGGCGAGCACATCGACTACGGCGGCTGGGAGGCCGACGTGCAGGAGATGATGGAGCGGCAGGTGGTGGGCCGCTCCATGGCGGAGCTGCACCTCGAGGATTTCGTCCGGGAGATCACCGAGCTCGCCTTCAAGCACAAGGTGCGGATGACGCCGGCCTACACGCTCTTCTTCAAGGCGGTGATCACCACCCAGGGCCTGGCCAAGCAGCTCATCCCCGAGGTCGATCCCCTCGAGGAGATGATGCCCTACGTGCAGCGGATGACCCGCGAGCTCTACAGCCGCGAGCGCATGCAGGAGGAGATGTTCTACCAGCTCACCTCCCTGCGCTACACGCTGCGCCGCCTGCCGGTGGTGGTGGGGCAGGCGGTCTCGGATCTGCAGGAGGGCAAGCTGCGGCTCAAGCTCCTCGCCGACGAGGCGCCGGAGGTGCGGGCCCGCCGCGACCTGCAGATCAACCGCGTGGTCCTCGCCGTGCTCTTCCTCGGGCTGGCGGTAGCCTCCAGCGTCGCGCTCCATGCGCCGGGGCCGACCCTCCTCGGCTTCCCGGCGCCGGCGACCATCGGCTTCGTCCTCGCCTTCGGCGTGCTGGGGCTGGCGCTCCGCGGGATCTGGCGCAGCGGGGGGCGCTGA
- a CDS encoding WD40/YVTN/BNR-like repeat-containing protein produces MTLLACTSEPPAAGGGGEAASCSAQRPCAEGFDCIEGRCVEETRTPEPLTWLPTEGPEGLGLLSALLVDEERIFLGGYGSIAVSADGGSTWRESEPLARVEEFVQAGSAVFARTIDGVLSVTRDGGNGWNAPVVPLTVSSVHADGTTVYVVGFDGTGSFSFLRGSNGGLSWEAIPDLLPSHLAVGEGWLVVQAQDGRLLRSEDRGTTWEELSDPPFTSAGSDVVLQAWGEAVVALTDRPLQAFVSLDRGATWSSQVLDDASFASQRWLLPAADGLFAVTNGGAFHRLATPDGSWQEVEEGLPAGAFVEAASGGSAGAWVAYQGMLYRFDPATSAWAPGSFRAVRTTVDAVAVDGETVWALVEGKIVHRSDDGGKSWERVASPGADVLAIRSIAAGDGKVWIGTWYHGVFRSDDGGASWIALDSFPSMIGQPGVQPWGVEDLLYSEGTLYAGTWAMVSMGGDDGNFAYAGIGLARSGDFGASWTIGDGGLPSIGRDSRGETLRDGVNRIVKADGKLFLSTYGSGLFRSSDDGATWEPASSGLPGGVLDATAFLVDLVEQDGVLFAAVGVARDTASGVVESRDGGLTWRAPASVPPGACSARALARVGDHLVLSWDRFGEIEANEGIWVSSDGAGTWERLGTGQPALPADNLTATGDAILAGTERNGVWRLPTGLLE; encoded by the coding sequence TTGACCCTCTTGGCCTGCACGTCCGAGCCGCCTGCCGCTGGCGGCGGTGGCGAGGCGGCCTCCTGCTCGGCGCAGCGGCCCTGCGCCGAAGGCTTCGACTGCATCGAGGGGCGGTGCGTCGAGGAGACGCGCACCCCCGAGCCCCTCACGTGGCTGCCGACCGAAGGACCCGAGGGGCTCGGCCTCCTCTCCGCGCTGCTGGTCGACGAGGAGCGGATCTTCCTTGGGGGCTACGGCAGCATCGCCGTCTCCGCGGATGGTGGCTCCACCTGGCGCGAGTCGGAGCCCCTGGCCCGCGTCGAGGAGTTCGTACAGGCGGGGAGCGCGGTCTTCGCCCGCACCATCGACGGCGTGCTCTCGGTGACCCGGGACGGCGGCAACGGCTGGAACGCGCCCGTCGTCCCGCTCACGGTCTCCAGCGTGCACGCGGACGGCACCACGGTCTACGTCGTCGGTTTCGACGGGACGGGCAGCTTCTCCTTCCTGCGGGGCAGCAACGGCGGGCTCTCCTGGGAGGCGATCCCGGACCTCCTCCCGTCGCACCTCGCGGTGGGCGAGGGCTGGCTGGTGGTGCAGGCGCAGGACGGCAGGCTCCTCCGCTCCGAGGATCGCGGCACGACGTGGGAAGAGCTCTCCGATCCGCCCTTCACCAGCGCCGGCTCCGACGTGGTGCTGCAGGCCTGGGGGGAGGCGGTGGTGGCCCTCACCGACAGGCCCCTGCAGGCCTTCGTCTCCCTCGACCGCGGGGCGACGTGGAGCTCGCAGGTCCTCGACGACGCCTCGTTCGCCTCCCAGCGCTGGCTCCTGCCCGCGGCGGACGGCCTCTTCGCCGTGACCAACGGCGGCGCCTTCCACCGCCTCGCGACGCCGGACGGCAGCTGGCAGGAGGTGGAGGAGGGGCTTCCCGCCGGGGCCTTCGTCGAGGCGGCGTCCGGCGGCAGCGCCGGGGCCTGGGTCGCGTACCAGGGGATGCTCTACCGCTTCGACCCGGCGACCTCTGCCTGGGCGCCCGGCTCGTTCCGCGCGGTGCGCACCACCGTGGACGCGGTGGCGGTGGACGGCGAGACCGTCTGGGCCCTCGTCGAGGGCAAGATCGTCCACCGCTCGGACGACGGCGGCAAAAGCTGGGAGCGGGTCGCTTCGCCGGGCGCCGACGTCCTCGCCATCCGCTCCATCGCCGCCGGCGACGGCAAGGTCTGGATCGGTACCTGGTACCACGGGGTCTTCCGCTCCGACGACGGCGGGGCGAGCTGGATCGCGCTCGACTCGTTCCCCAGCATGATCGGCCAGCCCGGCGTGCAGCCCTGGGGCGTCGAGGATCTCCTCTACAGCGAGGGCACGCTCTACGCCGGCACCTGGGCGATGGTCTCGATGGGCGGCGACGACGGCAACTTCGCCTATGCGGGGATCGGCCTCGCACGCTCCGGCGACTTCGGAGCGAGCTGGACCATCGGCGACGGGGGGCTTCCCTCCATCGGCAGGGACTCGCGGGGCGAGACGCTGCGCGACGGCGTCAACCGAATCGTGAAGGCGGACGGCAAGCTCTTCCTCTCCACCTACGGAAGCGGGCTCTTCCGCTCGAGCGACGACGGCGCGACCTGGGAGCCGGCGAGCAGCGGCCTGCCAGGCGGCGTGCTCGACGCCACCGCCTTCCTCGTCGATCTGGTGGAGCAGGATGGCGTGCTCTTCGCGGCGGTCGGCGTCGCCCGGGACACGGCGAGCGGCGTCGTCGAGTCGCGGGACGGTGGGCTCACCTGGCGTGCCCCCGCCTCGGTGCCACCCGGCGCGTGCAGCGCCCGCGCCCTCGCTCGCGTCGGCGACCACCTGGTCTTGAGCTGGGACCGCTTCGGCGAGATCGAGGCGAACGAGGGGATCTGGGTGAGCAGCGACGGCGCCGGTACCTGGGAGCGTCTCGGCACCGGCCAGCCCGCACTCCCTGCGGACAACCTCACCGCGACGGGCGACGCGATCCTCGCGGGAACCGAGCGCAACGGCGTCTGGCGCCTGCCCACCGGGCTGCTCGAGTAG
- a CDS encoding aldo/keto reductase, with translation MKLASALPSFTPRRALGRTGFHATVLGIGDLADRSQPLESCVRTVRRALDAGVNLIDTAPAYENGYGEEIVGAALQGRREGIFVIDKIDDLRDPVAPQVEASLGRLRMERVDLIAFHDVSRMDDWEAIAAPGGGMEQLAALVQAGKVSFRGISSHRPDVLAAAIRSGLCDVVMLPVGPFVDLRYVEEILPLAKALGVGTVAFKTFGAGKLLEDTSGYNEPLPGAVPGKPRLPRLSVEECVRYTLTVDPDVALLGLSRNEEQDAAFAAAHAFAPLSPAEMEEVRSSAERAVAGKGACWWNPPA, from the coding sequence ATGAAACTCGCATCGGCGCTGCCTTCCTTCACCCCCCGGCGCGCGCTCGGTCGCACCGGCTTTCACGCGACCGTCCTCGGGATCGGCGACCTCGCCGACCGCTCCCAGCCGCTGGAGAGCTGCGTGCGCACCGTGCGCCGGGCCCTCGACGCCGGCGTGAACCTCATCGACACGGCGCCCGCCTACGAGAACGGCTACGGCGAGGAGATCGTCGGCGCCGCGCTGCAGGGCAGGCGGGAGGGGATCTTCGTCATCGACAAGATCGACGACCTCCGCGACCCGGTGGCGCCGCAGGTGGAGGCGAGCCTCGGGCGGCTGCGGATGGAGCGGGTCGATCTCATCGCCTTCCACGACGTCTCCCGGATGGACGATTGGGAGGCGATCGCCGCGCCTGGCGGCGGAATGGAGCAGCTCGCCGCGTTGGTGCAGGCGGGGAAGGTCTCTTTCCGGGGGATCTCGAGCCACCGCCCGGACGTGCTCGCTGCGGCGATCCGCTCCGGGCTCTGCGACGTGGTGATGCTGCCGGTCGGCCCCTTCGTCGACCTGCGCTACGTGGAGGAGATCCTCCCGCTCGCGAAGGCGCTCGGCGTGGGCACGGTGGCCTTCAAGACCTTCGGCGCAGGCAAGCTGCTCGAGGACACCAGCGGGTACAACGAGCCGCTCCCCGGCGCGGTGCCCGGCAAGCCACGACTGCCCCGGCTCTCGGTGGAGGAATGCGTGCGCTACACGCTCACCGTCGATCCCGACGTGGCGCTGCTCGGCCTCAGCCGTAACGAGGAGCAGGACGCCGCCTTCGCAGCGGCCCACGCCTTCGCGCCCCTCTCGCCAGCGGAGATGGAGGAGGTCCGCAGCAGCGCGGAACGGGCGGTGGCGGGCAAGGGCGCCTGCTGGTGGAATCCCCCGGCGTAG
- a CDS encoding acyl-CoA dehydrogenase family protein gives MGELLGTDLYRLDDLLTDEQKLMRRAVARLVDEEFLPTVQQHFRAGTFPTELAPKLGEMGLLGMNLQGYGCPGTDNVSYGLAMQELERGDSGLRSFCSVQGSLAMYPIWAFGSEEQKERWLPGMAAGKLIGCFGLTEPDHGSDPGGMKTRARKDGDHYVLNGTKLWITNGTVADVAVVWAKTDEGGASSIRGYLVEKGMPGFEAREIHGKVSLRASVTAELSFHDVRVPATNVLPKIEGLKGPLMCLNQARYGIAWGATGAHRAVFESAREYALSRVQFGKPIASFQLVQKKLADIYGELVKAQLVNWRLGQLKDLDQANYMHISFAKRNNVRVALEAARVAREILGANGITDDYPVIRHMTNLESVYTYEGTDDIHTLILGKELTGIPAFG, from the coding sequence GTGGGCGAGCTGCTCGGCACCGATCTCTACCGTCTCGACGATCTCCTCACCGACGAGCAGAAGCTCATGCGCCGCGCGGTGGCCCGCCTGGTGGACGAGGAGTTCCTCCCCACGGTGCAGCAGCACTTCCGGGCGGGAACCTTCCCCACCGAGCTCGCGCCGAAGCTGGGCGAGATGGGCCTGCTCGGCATGAACCTGCAGGGCTACGGCTGCCCCGGCACCGACAACGTGAGCTACGGCCTCGCGATGCAGGAGCTCGAGCGCGGCGACTCCGGCCTGCGCTCCTTCTGCTCGGTGCAGGGCTCGCTGGCGATGTATCCGATCTGGGCCTTCGGCTCCGAGGAGCAGAAGGAGCGGTGGCTCCCCGGCATGGCAGCCGGCAAGCTCATCGGCTGCTTCGGCCTCACCGAGCCGGACCACGGCTCGGATCCGGGCGGCATGAAGACCCGCGCCCGGAAGGACGGCGACCACTACGTCCTCAACGGCACCAAGCTCTGGATCACCAACGGCACCGTCGCCGACGTGGCGGTGGTCTGGGCGAAGACCGACGAGGGCGGCGCCTCCTCGATCCGCGGCTACCTCGTGGAGAAGGGGATGCCGGGCTTCGAAGCCCGCGAGATCCACGGCAAGGTCTCCCTGCGCGCCTCGGTCACCGCCGAGCTCTCCTTCCACGACGTGCGCGTACCCGCGACCAACGTGCTGCCGAAGATCGAGGGGCTGAAAGGGCCGCTGATGTGCCTCAACCAGGCGCGCTACGGCATCGCCTGGGGCGCCACCGGCGCCCACCGCGCGGTCTTCGAGTCGGCCCGGGAGTACGCCCTCTCCCGCGTGCAGTTCGGCAAGCCGATCGCCTCTTTCCAGCTGGTGCAGAAGAAGCTCGCCGACATCTACGGCGAGCTGGTGAAGGCGCAGCTGGTCAACTGGCGCCTCGGCCAGCTCAAGGATCTCGACCAGGCCAACTACATGCACATCTCCTTCGCCAAGCGGAACAACGTCCGCGTGGCGCTGGAGGCGGCGCGCGTCGCCAGGGAGATCCTTGGCGCCAACGGCATCACCGACGACTACCCGGTGATCCGCCACATGACGAACCTCGAGTCGGTCTACACCTACGAGGGCACCGACGACATCCACACCCTGATCCTGGGCAAGGAGCTCACCGGGATCCCGGCGTTCGGCTAG
- a CDS encoding acyl-CoA thioesterase, which produces MSRYVTRLPVRFNEIDAAGIVYYPRFFDYFHMAFEDFFGAATGTPYHVWIKERRIGWPTVHIDTDFRSPLRYGDTVEVAVSFPKVGRSSIVARYEASTEGRLCCVAEITSVTTQLDRLESMELPQVVREALARYPGI; this is translated from the coding sequence ATGAGCCGCTACGTCACCAGGCTGCCGGTCCGCTTCAACGAGATCGACGCGGCGGGGATCGTCTACTATCCCCGCTTCTTCGACTACTTCCACATGGCCTTCGAGGATTTCTTCGGCGCGGCCACGGGCACGCCCTACCACGTGTGGATCAAGGAGCGGCGGATCGGCTGGCCCACGGTGCACATCGACACCGACTTCCGCTCCCCCCTGCGCTACGGCGACACGGTCGAGGTGGCGGTGAGCTTCCCGAAGGTGGGCAGGAGCTCGATCGTCGCCCGCTACGAGGCGAGCACCGAGGGCAGGCTCTGCTGCGTGGCGGAGATCACCTCGGTGACCACCCAGCTCGACCGGCTGGAGTCGATGGAGCTGCCGCAGGTGGTCCGGGAAGCCCTCGCCCGCTACCCCGGAATTTGA
- a CDS encoding 2OG-Fe(II) oxygenase has product MQPPPAPRPIEQRQPALDLLDDQRIERLGSDGFFVVDGFLGTEAALAIRGEALALSHAGTLRPAGLGRGDALRLERAARGDEIAWLDPQESPPALRAFLGRLESVRDEVNRGAYLGLRRYEVQVARYDRGAGYVRHRDAFPGGPNRTLTAIYYLNDGWIPAHGGALRLFPTGREPLELAPLLDRLVVFRSADLEHEVCPSWAERLAVTAWFYGREDLPR; this is encoded by the coding sequence ATGCAGCCTCCACCGGCCCCCCGCCCCATCGAGCAGCGCCAGCCGGCGCTCGATCTCCTCGACGACCAGCGCATCGAGCGCCTCGGCAGCGACGGCTTCTTCGTCGTCGACGGCTTCCTCGGCACGGAGGCCGCCCTCGCGATCCGCGGCGAGGCCCTCGCCCTCTCCCACGCAGGGACGCTCCGCCCAGCCGGCCTGGGGCGGGGCGACGCCCTCCGCCTCGAGCGCGCCGCCCGCGGCGACGAGATCGCCTGGCTCGATCCACAGGAATCGCCGCCGGCGCTGCGCGCCTTCCTCGGACGCCTCGAGTCGGTGCGCGACGAGGTGAACCGCGGCGCCTACCTCGGGCTGCGACGCTACGAGGTGCAGGTCGCCCGCTACGACCGGGGCGCCGGCTACGTGCGGCACCGGGACGCCTTTCCCGGCGGCCCCAACCGCACCCTCACCGCGATCTACTACCTGAACGACGGCTGGATCCCCGCCCACGGCGGCGCCCTCCGCCTCTTCCCCACGGGGCGGGAGCCGCTGGAGCTGGCGCCGCTGCTCGACCGCCTCGTGGTCTTCCGCAGCGCCGACCTGGAGCACGAGGTCTGCCCCTCCTGGGCGGAGCGCCTGGCGGTGACCGCGTGGTTCTACGGCCGCGAGGATCTCCCCCGGTAG
- a CDS encoding MBL fold metallo-hydrolase: MHRWRVHDDRIGGGSSDAYAVVNEGRVTLIDPLPIDENEIRKLGRVTSIILTAANHQRSAWRFRKSLGAPVYAPEGPSVGSEPGQLEEEPDYRYTGGDALPNGLTAFHTPGPTEAMFALWLDRPRSVVFLSDILTHDGEGTPRFVASRFQEQPERTRASVQRLVDHLPIEVVCFAHGMPICNDGRGALERALAEDPEHLGAGLQL, encoded by the coding sequence GTGCACCGGTGGCGTGTGCATGACGATCGCATCGGAGGCGGATCGAGCGACGCCTACGCGGTGGTCAACGAGGGTCGGGTCACGCTGATCGATCCGCTGCCCATCGACGAGAACGAGATCCGCAAGCTGGGCCGGGTGACCTCGATCATCCTCACCGCTGCAAACCACCAGCGCTCGGCGTGGCGCTTCCGGAAATCGCTGGGCGCCCCGGTCTATGCACCGGAGGGACCGAGCGTCGGGAGCGAGCCCGGCCAGCTGGAAGAGGAGCCCGACTACCGCTACACCGGCGGCGACGCGCTCCCCAACGGGCTCACCGCCTTCCACACGCCGGGCCCCACCGAGGCGATGTTCGCCCTCTGGCTCGACAGGCCCCGCAGCGTGGTCTTCCTCTCGGACATCCTCACCCACGACGGCGAGGGAACGCCCCGCTTCGTCGCATCGCGGTTCCAGGAGCAGCCCGAGCGCACCCGCGCCAGCGTGCAGCGCCTCGTCGATCACCTGCCGATCGAGGTCGTCTGCTTCGCCCACGGCATGCCGATCTGCAACGACGGCAGGGGCGCGCTGGAACGGGCCCTCGCGGAGGACCCGGAGCACCTGGGCGCCGGCCTGCAGTTGTAA
- a CDS encoding tetratricopeptide repeat protein — translation MTDACVPYESLERYATGVASAVERSAVETHAAGCETCRLTLAAVGLAFEPGSAEEEALVAWMASARPVSALLADLGVHAGSQPEPIPGKPMRPHRDRGGSRSRWAAVRSWRVVAGGAVVALAASLALLLFVPAEGPLSLPHRSLQGRPAALVHHAPFVAIRGSGSVGGWEKVEAALATEGKGAGPVAVLLARGGPGDWERAEMLLAEEADAAVRANDRGVLLLAEGQAAAALRSFEEAMRLDAGLVAARFNRALALEALGRKGEARKAWEAYLGAAGEDDAGWREEARRYLVP, via the coding sequence GTGACTGACGCCTGCGTGCCCTACGAGTCCCTGGAGCGTTACGCCACCGGCGTCGCGTCCGCCGTCGAGCGGAGCGCGGTGGAAACCCACGCGGCGGGCTGCGAAACCTGCCGCCTCACCCTCGCCGCGGTGGGCCTCGCCTTCGAACCAGGCTCCGCGGAGGAAGAGGCCCTGGTGGCCTGGATGGCGAGTGCGCGGCCCGTCTCCGCCCTCCTCGCCGACCTCGGGGTCCACGCCGGCTCCCAGCCCGAGCCCATCCCCGGCAAGCCGATGCGCCCCCACCGCGATCGGGGCGGCAGCCGCAGCCGCTGGGCAGCGGTACGGAGCTGGCGGGTGGTGGCAGGAGGGGCGGTGGTCGCCCTCGCCGCCTCGCTGGCGCTGCTCCTTTTCGTCCCGGCCGAAGGCCCTCTGTCGTTGCCGCACCGCTCGCTCCAGGGCAGGCCCGCAGCGCTCGTCCACCACGCCCCCTTCGTCGCCATCCGCGGCAGCGGAAGCGTCGGGGGCTGGGAGAAGGTCGAGGCCGCGCTGGCGACCGAGGGCAAGGGGGCGGGTCCGGTGGCGGTGCTTCTCGCCCGCGGCGGGCCCGGCGACTGGGAGCGGGCGGAGATGCTGCTGGCCGAGGAGGCGGATGCCGCGGTGCGTGCCAACGACCGCGGCGTGCTCCTCCTCGCGGAGGGCCAGGCTGCCGCTGCGCTCCGTTCCTTCGAGGAAGCGATGCGGCTCGACGCCGGGCTGGTGGCGGCGCGCTTCAACCGCGCCCTGGCCCTCGAGGCCCTCGGCCGCAAGGGCGAGGCGCGGAAAGCGTGGGAGGCCTACCTCGGCGCCGCAGGTGAGGACGATGCAGGCTGGCGCGAAGAGGCCCGCCGCTACCTCGTTCCGTAA
- a CDS encoding RNA polymerase sigma factor has product MPAPSLIARCLANDSAAWAELVGLHRALVLRVLVRTVGVDGCVGLEDLEQEVWSKLLANRGEALRGLVEAEPPAIRAFLYRTALNVGRDHGRRLSVRKVVHPGPLEEIAGNVPDPAEPLEGAYERLERRQSIFDALEEVLTPPHIERDRLVFRAHYVDGLTAGEISAMGVGLAPKGVETLLLRMVQKVRTLLHSRKEDAA; this is encoded by the coding sequence TTGCCCGCCCCCTCCCTCATCGCCCGCTGCCTCGCCAACGACTCCGCCGCCTGGGCCGAGCTGGTGGGCCTGCACCGTGCGCTGGTGCTGCGGGTGCTGGTCCGGACGGTTGGGGTGGACGGCTGCGTGGGGCTCGAGGACCTCGAGCAGGAGGTCTGGAGCAAGCTCCTCGCCAACCGGGGGGAGGCGCTGCGGGGGCTGGTCGAGGCCGAGCCGCCGGCGATCCGGGCCTTCCTCTACCGCACCGCGCTCAACGTGGGCCGGGACCACGGGCGGCGGCTCTCCGTCCGCAAGGTGGTCCACCCCGGTCCCCTCGAGGAGATCGCCGGCAACGTGCCCGATCCCGCGGAGCCCCTGGAAGGGGCCTACGAGCGACTCGAGCGTCGGCAGTCGATCTTCGACGCCCTCGAGGAAGTCCTCACCCCGCCCCACATCGAGCGGGATCGGCTCGTCTTCCGGGCCCACTACGTCGACGGCCTCACCGCGGGAGAAATTTCGGCGATGGGGGTGGGCCTCGCCCCCAAGGGTGTGGAAACATTGCTGCTTCGCATGGTCCAGAAGGTCCGAACACTCCTCCACTCCAGAAAGGAGGATGCCGCTTGA
- a CDS encoding cytochrome C oxidase subunit IV family protein: MSERPQPTALLLVVGALALALVGLSWLLAGLDLGAWGTPVALGIAAIKALLIAWYFMELREARTSLRVAALAALLLFVLLVGLSTVDVATREPPPPAPGEPRGFP, encoded by the coding sequence ATGAGCGAGCGGCCGCAGCCGACGGCGCTGCTCCTCGTGGTGGGGGCGCTGGCCCTCGCCCTCGTCGGGCTGAGCTGGCTCCTCGCCGGGCTCGATCTCGGGGCCTGGGGGACGCCAGTGGCCCTGGGCATCGCGGCGATCAAGGCGCTGCTCATCGCCTGGTATTTCATGGAGCTGCGGGAGGCGCGGACCTCGCTGCGCGTGGCGGCGCTCGCGGCGCTGCTCCTCTTCGTGCTCCTGGTCGGCCTCTCCACCGTCGACGTCGCCACCCGGGAGCCGCCGCCCCCGGCGCCGGGAGAGCCCCGGGGCTTTCCGTAG